In the genome of Streptomyces fagopyri, the window GTGGATCGGCGACGGTCCGCAGCACCGCGCGGGTGGCCTCGATGCCGTCCATGAGGGGCATACGGACGTCCATGGCGACCACGTCCGGCCGCAACCGCCGAACCAGCGGGATCACCGCGGCGCCGTCGGCCGCCTCCCCGACGACCTCGATGTCCGGCTGCGACTCCAGGACGGCGCGCAGCCCGGCCCGTACGAGGGGTTCGTCGTCGACGAGGAGCACGGTGACCGGCATCCCGCCAGCGTAGATCACGCCCAACGGACCGTCAGGGGCCCGGGTCCGACACCGGTTCCCGCCCACCGTGCGCGGCCGGTGCCGGCGGTACGGACCGGCGGACGTGGACCGCATGGACCCGCCGACGCCGACGCCGACCGGGACGGACCAGCGGGCGTCGACGGAACGGGCCGGCCGGTGCCGGCCGGCGCGGACGCGGGGGTGCCGACCGGCACGGATCAGCGCAGCGGCAGGTCCACCCGCACCTGCCAGTCGCCCTCGTCGGGTCCGGTTCGCGCCCGTCCGCCGAGCAGCGCCGCCCGCTCCCGTATCCCGCGCAGACCGCTGCCCCGGCCGGACCCCGGTGTCCTTCCGTTCAGCGGACTGCGGACCTCCAGGCCGAGGCTGCGGCCGTCGACCGCGATGCGCACCCGCACCGGCACACCGCCCGCGTGCCGCAGCACGTTGGTGAGGGACTCCTGGAGGATGCGGTACCCCTCGCGGGACACCGGCCCCGGCACGGTCTCCAGCGGGCCCGTCACCTCGGCGTCGACCTCCGCCCCCGAGGCGCGCGCCGAGTCCAGGAGCCGGTCGGCCTCGGTCAGCGTCGGTCTGCCGCTCGCCGGGCGCCCCGGCTCGCGCAGTACACCGAGCACCCGTTCCAGATCCTCCAGGGCGGCCCGGCCGGTGTCCTCGATGGCGCCGAGCGCCCGGTCGGTGAACGCGGCGTCGCCGGCCGCCCGCGCGGCGCCCGCCTGCACCACCGCCACCGTCAGCGCGTGACCGATCGAGTCGTGCAGCTCACGGGCGATTCGCGTGCGCTCCAGAAGCTGCTCGGTGCGCTCCTCCAGGGCGGTGAGCCGCTCGGCGGGGGAGGGGCCCAGAAGGCGGCGTGCGACGGCCGTGGTCAGCTCGCCGAGGCCGACGACGCCGGCGTAGAGGGCGAGCAGCGGCAGCGGGGCGAGGAGCGCGTACGCCGCGTGCGGGCGGGACACCGACACGACCGGGCCGTCGACCGGACTCCACGCCGACCTGAGCACGTCGACGGAGGTCATCGGCAGCCAGACGGTGAGCACACAGGCCGCCGCGCCCATCACCATCCGCGCCTCCAGCCAGAGCACGGTGCGCCATCTTTCCCGCCACGTGGCCGAGGGCGTGACCGAGATCGCGGTGTCCTCACTGTCCCGCGCCAGCATGTGGCGCGCCTGCACCCCCTCGCCGCGCCGCACGGCGGGGACCAGCCCCAGGGGGACCAGCAGCGCCGCGGGCACCCAGGGCTTCGACATGTCGATGAACAGCCACACGCTGACGAACAGCATGGGTACCCACAGATGCAGCAGGCGCGTGTACGTCGTCCCCCGGAACAGCGGGCGCAGAAGGCGGGCCATCGCGCCATCGTGCCAGGCGGCACCGGCGGCCGACGTCCCCCGGGCGGGGGAGACGATCTCCACCCGCGGGGGAGGCGCCCGCCGGTCGGTGACGGCCACGCTGGTCCCATGACCAGCATCGACGTCCAAGACCTGACCAAGGAGTACGGCGGCAGGCGCGCCGTGGACCACCTCACCTTCCGTGTTCTCCCGGGCCGCGTCACCGGATTCCTCGGCCCCAACGGCGCCGGGAAGTCCACCACCATGCGGCTGCTACTGGGCCTGGACCGGCCCACCTCCGGCAGCGCCCGCATCGGAGGCCGTGCCTACGCCACCCTCCACCGGCCGTTGCGCAGCGTGGGCGCGCTGCTCGACGCGCGGGCCGCGCACGGATCACGGACCGCCCGCGACCATCTGCGCGCGCTCGCCGCGAGCAACCGCCTCCCCGGACGCCGTGTGGACGAGGTGCTCGATCAGGCGGGACTCGCGTCGGTCGCGCGGCACCGGGTGAAGACGTACTCCCTCGGCATGCGCCAGCGACTGGGCATCGCCGCCGCGCTGCTCGGCGACCCGCCCGTGGTGCTGCTCGACGAACCGTCGAACGGACTCGACCCCGAAGGGATCATCTGGATCCGGGAGTTGATGCGCGAGCTGGCCCGGGAGGGCCGCACGGTCCTCGTCTCCAGCCACCTCATGAACGAGACCGCGTCCTTCGCCGACCACCTCGTCGTCCTCGGCCGCGGCCGGCTTCTCGCCGACACGTCCCTGCGCGAGTTCATCGACGCGCGGGTGCGGCCCCGGGTGCGGGTGCGCACCACGGAAGGGGCCGCCGTGCTGGGCGACCTGCTCGCCCGGCACGGCATCGAGTCCGTCCGGGGTGAGGACGGACGCTGGACCGCCCTCGGCGCCCGCGTGGAGGACATCGGTCGCCTCGCGGCGGCCGTGAACCTGCCGATCCTCGAACTCGCGGCGGAGGAAGCGACGTTGGAGGAGGCATACCTGGATCTGACGACGAACGAGACCGAGTTCGCCGGCACGCCGGCCCCGACGCGGCCGCAGGAGGCCCGACCATGACGTTCGTACCCGCGCTCCGCGCCGAGTGGATCAAAATCCGTACAGTGCGGTCGCTCGTCGGGGGACTGGTAGCCGTCCTCCTCGCCACGACGGCCTTCTCCGCGCTCGCCGGTCTCGACGACTCGGGCGGCCAGGATTCCGACCCGCTGTTCTCGGCGTTCTTCGGCGTCTGCTTCGGGCAGATCGCGGCGGTCGCCTTCGGCGCCCAGGCGGTCTCGGCCGAGTTCCGGGGCGGCGCCCTGCGTGTCTCGCTCGCCGCGGTCCCCGACCGCGCGCGGTGGTTCCTCGCCAAGGCGGTGGCCGTCGCGGGACCGGTATGTGTGACCGGTCTGGTCACGGGAGGCGCGAGCCTGGCCGTGGGCACCTCGGTGCTGGGCGCCAGGGCGAACGGACTGAGCCGGGGGGAGGAGCTGCGCGGTGTCGTCGGCTGTGCGGTCTATCTGACCCTGATGGCCCTGTTCGCGGTGGGACTCGCGGCCGTTCTGCGCAGCGGAGTCGCCACCCTGAGCATCCTCGTCCCGTTCCTCCTGATCGTGTCCTTCGTCGTCGGGGGAGCCTCGGGCACCGTGGCGGACTTCCTGCCGGACAAGGCGGGACAGGCGGTGCTGCACGAATCGGCGGACGGCGGCCCGGGGCCCTGGGCCGGACTCGGGGTGACCGCGCTGTGGGCCGCGGCCGCCCTGCTCGCGGGCGCGTGGAGTGTGCGCCGCCGGGACGCGTGAGCCTGGGAGCCGACGCCGCCGGGAGGCGTGAGCCCGGGAGTCGACGCCGCCGGGAGGCGTGAGCCCGGGAACCGGCACCGCGGGGACGCGTGTCCCCGGGAGCTAGTTCCTCAGGTCCCCGGCGGCGGCCGACCGCAGGCGTCCGAACTCCTCCGCCATCGTCGCGGCCGTCCAGTGCGCGTTGAGCCCGCTGGGATTGGGCAGCACCCACACCCGGCTGGACCCGATCCGCCGTTCCTGCGGGCCGATCGCCGCCCCGCGTTCGCCGAAGGCTGACCTGTACGCGGTTACCCCCACCACCGCGAGCCAGCTCGGCCGCAGCCGTTCCACCTTCGCGCCGAGCAGCCGGCCGCCCTCCCGGTACTCGTCCGGGGTCAGCTCGTCGGCCCGCGCCGTCGCCCGGGCCACCACGTTCGTGATGCCGAGCCCGTAGGACAGCAGTTCGTCCTGTTCCGAGGGCTTCAGCAGGCGGGGGGTGAAGCCCGACAGGTGGAGCACCGGCCAGAACCGGTTGCCGGGCCGGGCGAAGTGATGGCCCGTGGCGGCCGTCATCAGACCGGGGTTGATACCGCAGAACAGGACGCGGAGGCCGTCCGCGACGACATCCGGCACGAGCCGGTCGCGGGCGGCCTCCAGATCCGCGGGAGTCAGCCGCGTCAGAGGATCGCCCCCGGGGTGTAACCCGCGGCCTCCGGGTGCCGCTTCGCGATCTCCTCCACGCGGGCGACGACGACGGCGACCTGGTCGGCGGCGGCGCCCGTGAAGGACAGCTTGTCGGCCA includes:
- a CDS encoding sensor histidine kinase produces the protein MARLLRPLFRGTTYTRLLHLWVPMLFVSVWLFIDMSKPWVPAALLVPLGLVPAVRRGEGVQARHMLARDSEDTAISVTPSATWRERWRTVLWLEARMVMGAAACVLTVWLPMTSVDVLRSAWSPVDGPVVSVSRPHAAYALLAPLPLLALYAGVVGLGELTTAVARRLLGPSPAERLTALEERTEQLLERTRIARELHDSIGHALTVAVVQAGAARAAGDAAFTDRALGAIEDTGRAALEDLERVLGVLREPGRPASGRPTLTEADRLLDSARASGAEVDAEVTGPLETVPGPVSREGYRILQESLTNVLRHAGGVPVRVRIAVDGRSLGLEVRSPLNGRTPGSGRGSGLRGIRERAALLGGRARTGPDEGDWQVRVDLPLR
- a CDS encoding ABC transporter ATP-binding protein produces the protein MTSIDVQDLTKEYGGRRAVDHLTFRVLPGRVTGFLGPNGAGKSTTMRLLLGLDRPTSGSARIGGRAYATLHRPLRSVGALLDARAAHGSRTARDHLRALAASNRLPGRRVDEVLDQAGLASVARHRVKTYSLGMRQRLGIAAALLGDPPVVLLDEPSNGLDPEGIIWIRELMRELAREGRTVLVSSHLMNETASFADHLVVLGRGRLLADTSLREFIDARVRPRVRVRTTEGAAVLGDLLARHGIESVRGEDGRWTALGARVEDIGRLAAAVNLPILELAAEEATLEEAYLDLTTNETEFAGTPAPTRPQEARP
- a CDS encoding ABC transporter permease subunit; this translates as MTFVPALRAEWIKIRTVRSLVGGLVAVLLATTAFSALAGLDDSGGQDSDPLFSAFFGVCFGQIAAVAFGAQAVSAEFRGGALRVSLAAVPDRARWFLAKAVAVAGPVCVTGLVTGGASLAVGTSVLGARANGLSRGEELRGVVGCAVYLTLMALFAVGLAAVLRSGVATLSILVPFLLIVSFVVGGASGTVADFLPDKAGQAVLHESADGGPGPWAGLGVTALWAAAALLAGAWSVRRRDA
- the mug gene encoding G/U mismatch-specific DNA glycosylase; the encoded protein is MPDVVADGLRVLFCGINPGLMTAATGHHFARPGNRFWPVLHLSGFTPRLLKPSEQDELLSYGLGITNVVARATARADELTPDEYREGGRLLGAKVERLRPSWLAVVGVTAYRSAFGERGAAIGPQERRIGSSRVWVLPNPSGLNAHWTAATMAEEFGRLRSAAAGDLRN